Below is a genomic region from Rhinoraja longicauda isolate Sanriku21f chromosome 34, sRhiLon1.1, whole genome shotgun sequence.
ccccataccccctgactccgctatccttaagagctctacctagctctctcttgaatgcattcagagaattggcctccactgcccgctgaggcagagaattccacagattcacaactctctgactgaaaaagtcagttctaaatggcctcccccttattcttaaactgtgtggccccttgttctggacaatccccaacattgggaacatgtttcctgcctctaacatgtccaaccccttaataatcttatacgtttcgataagatctcctctcatccttctaaattccagtgtatacaagcctagtcgctccagtctttcaacatatgacagtcccgccattccgggaattaacctggtaaacctacgctgcacgccctcaatagcaagaagccaccatggctgaactatctctccctctcaactccattctcctgcctttgccccataactccCGACACCCTTACCAAAGaaaaatctgccaatctctgcctttaaaaaatatccattgacatgcccTCcacttgtggcaatgaattccacagattcaccaccctcggactaaagacattcctcctcaattCCTTTATAAAGATACAATCGTTTACTCCGAGGCTATggttctgatcctagactctcccattagtggaaacatcatctccacatgcactctatccaaagCTTTCACCATTCTACAGGTTTCAAttatgtcctcccccctcatccttctgcctagtgccttcaaacactcattatatgttaacatagaaacatggaaaataggtgcaggagtaggccattcggcccttcgagcctgcaccgccattcaatatgatcatggctgatcatccaactcagtatcccgtacctgccttctctccataccccctgatccctttagccacaagggccacatctaactccctcttaaatatagccaatgaactggccttaactaccttctgtggcagagaattccacagactcaccactctccgtgtataCAATTccagtgttggacacgttagaggcaggaaacctgttcccaatgttgggggagtccagaacaaggggccacagtttaagaatcatcagtctgaagaagggactcgacccgaaacgtcacccattccttctctcccgagatgctgcctgacctgctgagttactccagcattttgtgaataaatcaacatgttcccaatgttgggggagtccagaacaaggggccatctgttaatttgcatctgtattcattggaggtcctgcacctgttgtctattgtctattgtctattgtccatgaggcagcaactctaccgctgcgccatcgtgctgccctcaGTCGGTGTCAACCAGCTAGCGGCCGACCCACCCTGTTCATCTTGACGAGGATGCAGGGCTTGCCCTCTCCGTAGCCGTAGGTCCTGTCCTCCAGGCCCGAGCAGCGGCCCAGCGAGGTGCGGTTGAACTGGCAGGAGCGTTTGGGTGTGTTCCTCACGTCCCTGCTGTCCTCCTGCAGGAAGTAGCCCCCTGGCTTGCACCGGTCGTTGGTCAACACCTGCACGCTGTCGTTGTAGGCTGGAGGCGAGACGAGAGAAGGTCACTGCGTGGGCTGGGGGGGCGGCCGGGGGAGAGCTAACCTGGGAGAGACGTTCTCCGGCGCGTCTACTTACAGTCCAGGTAGACGTTGAGGGCGTTGGTGTAGCCCTGCCAGGAGGCTTTCTGAGACACGTTGAAACCCACCACCAGGCTGTCAGCTCTCGGCCGGATCATCAAGCCtacgggtggagggagagaggggggcaattCTCCAGCACCTGTgccacaacaccccccacccaccccccactttACAAACCCCACTCATGCTTGGTTGGAgaacagtctaaatgtttctaaaaacGTTGTGATggtgagcggagtcagggggtacggggagaaggcaggaacggggtactgattgagaatgatcagccatgatcacattgaatggcggtgcgtacaggctcgaagggccgaatggcctcctcctgcacctattgtctattggcaggaatggggtagacaatagacaataggtgcaggaggaggccattcagcccttcgagccagcaccgccattcaatgtgatcatggctgatcattctcaatcagtaccccgttcctgccttctccccataccccctgactccgttatccttaagagctctatccagctctctcttgaatgcatttagagaattggcctccactgccttctgaggcagagaattccacagattcacaactttctgactgaaaaagtttttcctcatctcagttctaaatggccgaccccttattcttaaactgtggccccttgttctggactcccccaacattgggaacatgtttcctgcctctaacgtgtccaaccccttaataatcttatacgtttcgataagatctcctctcatccttctaaaagggtactgattgagaatgatcagccatgatcacattgaatggcggtgcgtacaggctcgaagggccgaatggcctcctcctgcacctattgtctattgtctattggcagggaCGGTGGTgaggcggtagagttcctgccctacagctccagagacctgtgttccgcCCTGGTGTTGTctccacagagtttgtacgttctcccagtgacctgcgtgggtttcccccgaaaactttggtttcctcccacgctccaaagacgtacaggtttgtaggttaattggcttcttttttttttgcacaatcctcaggcattgccactttcatttcactgcacatcgtgtatgtgtatgtgacaaataaacttgacttgatttgacctgacctgacctgacctgacctgacctgacctgacctgactttacttgacttgacttgacatgacttgacttgacttgacttatcatcatatcatatatatacagcctgaaacaggccttttcggcccaccaagtccgtgccgcccagcgatccccgtacactaacactatcctacacccactagggacattttttacatttacccagccaattaacctacatacctgtacgtctttggagtgtgggaggaaaccgaagatctcggtgaaaacccacgcaggtcacggggagaacgtacaaactccttacagtgcagcacccgtagtcaggatcgaacctgagtctccggcgctgcattcgctgtaaagcaacaactctaccgctggacttgacttgacttgacttgacttcacttgacatgacttgacttgacttgacttgacttgacttgacttgatgtacaatgtaaaaattggccctggtgtaggatggtgttaatgtgggggaattgctggtcggtacggactgggtgggccaaagggcctgtttccacactgtatctctaaactaaactactgcttaCCCCATTAcatgaaagatgtggaggctttgggaagaGGTTGTGGGCCAAAGCCCTGATCTATATTGTCCTGTGTGCCATCCCCTTAAATCTATACCCTCTAATTTGACAGAACTGTATCCTGTTGTACTCAAGATGACCATTGCCATGAAGATACAGATGGCGGAGGAaaacaaaattgcagatgctggttaaaatcgaaggtagacgcaagatgctggagtaactcagcgggtcaggcagcatctcgggagagaagctcCCGAATGggaccaaacgtcacccattccttctctcccgagatgctgtccgacccgctgagttactccagcatttttttgtcgacCAAAGATACAGACGGCCATTGCTTGCTCTGCGGACCAGCGGCTTGGCGGTCAGGCTGCCTCGTACCTGGATTTGTTATTCGGTCCTGGTACTTTGGGGCGTAATCGTTCGTGGTCTGCAACATCACCCACATCGTCAGGCTGAACAGCCCTGCCAGGAAGGCGTAGAAGACCAAATAGAACAGCAGGATGAGGGCTGTGGGGGCAAGCAGACCACTGGCACGGGTTAGAAACAGGGAACTACAGATCGACActgacagctggagtaactcagcgggatccctGAAatggatggcgttttgggtcgccACCCTTCTTTGCACCTggggcagggtctcgacccaaaacgtcacccattccttctctccagagatgctgcctgtcccgctgagttactccagctttttggggtctagtgcatcagtcaccgaaaggaagcatgcaggtacagcaggcggtgaagaaagccaatggaatgttggccttcgtaacaagaggagttgagtataggagcaaagaggtccttctgcagttgtaccgggccctggtgagaccgcacctggagtactgtgtgcagttttggtctccaaatttgaggaaggatattcttgctattgagggcgtgcagcgtaggttcactaggttgatacccggaatggcgggactgtcgtatgttgaaaggctggagcaattaggcttgtatacactggaatttagaaggatgaggggggatcttattgaaacatataagataattaggggattggacacattagaggcaggaaacatgttcccaatgttgggggagtccagaaccgggggccacagtttaagaataaggggtaggccatttagaacggagatgaggaagaactttttcagtcagagagtggtgaaggtgtggaattctctgcctcagaaggcagtggaggccagttcgttggatgctttcaagagagagctggatagagctcttaaggatagcggagtgagggggtatggggagaaggcaggaacggggtactgattgagagtgatcagccatgatagtattgaatggccgtgctggctcgaagggctgaatggcctactcctgcacctattgtctattggcacacaGGACtggtcccaattgcctgcatttggtccatatccctggaaacaggcctttcggcccaaccagcccacgccgatcaacatgccccatgtcccacccgcctgcatctGACCCGATCGCACCAAATTGCATCTGTATTCATTGGaggttagaagaatgatgggTCACCTTAACGACCCAGGAGGTTCATGACAGGAAAGGTATCTGGATGTTTCAATTAGGGGGAGAATCTCGAACGAGGGGCATTGTCACAAGGCGAGGGGCTCATTCAAAATGGAGGTATAGTCACTCAATGGCTATGGACGCAGgaacttgtaagaaaataactgcagatgctggtacaaatcgaaggtatttattcacaaaatgctggagtaactcagcaggtcaggcagcatctcaggagagaaggaatgggtgacgtttcgggtcgagacccttcttcagactgatgtcaggggggggggcgggacaaaggaaggatataggtggagacaggaagatagagggagatctgggaaggaggaggggaagagagggacagaggaactatctaaagttggagaagtcgatgttcataccgctgggctgcaagctgcccaggcgaaatatgaggtgctgttcctccaatttccggtgggcctcactgtggcactggaggaggcccatgacagaaaggccagactgggagcgggagggggagttgaagtgctcagccaccgggagatcagtttggtcaacgcggacgaccgagcgcaggtgttgagcgaagcgatcgccgagcctgcgcttggtttcgccgatgtaaatgagttgacatctggagcagcggatgcaatagatgaggttggaggaggtgcaggtgaacctttgtaagCAGGAACTTAATATGGGGGCTAGCGAATTACTGAAATGTTCTACCCGGAGGGTTGCGGAGGTCACAAAGGTGGGGTGGATTTAAATCAGAGGTAGATTCATCTGAAATAATTTGGTAATTGAGGGAATTGTTTCAGAGAGCCTTGGCGCTGATCAGCCataaccatattgaatggcggggcatgTTTAAGGGGCTCTGGCCCCCTCATgttctttttcctttctttctgataggcgcagcggtagagttgtcgtcTTCCAGCGCCAGataaccgggttcaatccagactaggggtgctgtctgtgcggagtttgcatgttttccatgtgacccaagggcccgtttccacgctgtatctcagggggtagggggtatggggagaaagcaggaacggggtactgattgagaatgatcagccatgatcacattgaatggcagtgctggctcgaagggccgaatggcctactcctgcacctattgcctattgtctgttgtctatctccAAAGTGCAAAGGGGAACAGGGGCTGCTTGAGGCGCCAAAACGATGGTGTTTTGGGTCCTTAGTTTCAGGGAGTTTGGTCGAGGGACAGGGATttgccagggttgccaactgtcccgtgttagccgggacaccccgtatcTCGGGCTGAATTAGatcgtcccgtatgggaccgcccttgtcccgtattagtaggggttgccaacttccctgctcccaaatacaggacaaaccgctggctgggtgaggtcacgtgggggcttGTCCCGAAGTTGGCAACCTTCCACCAGGGAGAACCCCCAACGAGAAAATAGTAATTGGAACaggtctcccccctccacctgctctgccattccatccctcCATTGTCTTTCCCCGACCTGTTGGCCTGGGATCCATTACATCCACCCGAGAGGGCAGGCAGGTAACCAATACACCTGGCGACCGACACGCGAGAGCAAGCAGGTCTGAGGCAGCAGACTGAATTTCCGCCGCACGTCAGTCTTGCCTGCCGGATACATTACCCCCTGCTGCGTGTTTACTCGGTGATAGAAGTGGGATACGATTCTCAGCGAGGGCGCCTACAGTAAAAAACCCCACCGGGGGATAAGATTCTCCCCGTGGCAAAGGCACCACTCCACTGACACGACTGACGCAAATGCGATTCCGTTGCCTGGAACCCAGTCCCAAACAATCCTGAACACAACTAGGCCAGCTCCGAGCTGCGGGGAGATCGCTGGGAGGAAGTTGGAAATACCATAGGTATGTTGTTTTGAAGACATGATGTCTCACCTATATATAATGaccaagaggcatagatagggtagacagtcagaaccttccccctcccccctcccccccccccctcccccctcccccctcccccctcccccctccaaggtGGAGatgtctaacactagagggcatggctgcaagatgagagggggaaagttggcattgaaagtaggcatgcaggtgcagcaggcagtgaagaaagccaatggtatgttggcattcataacgaggggatttgagtacaggagcagggaggttctgctgcagttgtacagggcattggtgagaccacacctggagtattgcgtacagttttggtctcctaatctgaggaaagacattcttgccatagagggagtacagagaaggttcaccagattgattcctgggatggcgggactttcatatgcagaaagactggatagactcggcttgtactcgctggaatttagaagatcttatagaaacttacaaaattcttaaggggttggacaggctagatgcgggaagattgttcccgatgttggggaagtccagaacaaggggtcacagtttaaggataagggggaaatcttttaggaccgagatgagaacgtattttttcacacagagagtggtgaatctgtggaattctctgccacagagggtagttgaggccagttcattggctatatttaagagggagttagatgtggcccttgtggctaaagggatcagggggttgggagagaaggcaggtacgggatactgagtaggatgatcagccatgatcatagtgaatggcggtgcagactcgaagggccgaatggcctcctcctgcaccttaaactgtggcggtgctggctcgaaggaccgaatggcctcctcctgcacctactgtctattgtctatcatccacaatcagtaacccgtgcctgccttctccccatatcccttgattccacgagcccctagagctctatttaactctcttttaacttcatccagtgaattggcctccactgccttctgtggcagagaattaactCCACAAATTCAGTGACGAGTTACATTTTTCTCAATCGGGTACACAGTTCCCCCCcgggtggaaacgtcaaagactagagggcatgggtttaagaagaggggcaagatttaaagtGGATGTAAAGcgcatgttttattttaaatacatAGAGTGGAGGAGGCCTGGAAGGTGTTGCCTGGGATGGCGGATGCAGAtaccattgaaacatagaaactaggtgcaggagtaggccattcggcccttcgagcctgtacgcaccgccattcaatatgatcatggctgatcatccaactcagtatcccgtacctgccttctctccataccccctgatccctttagccacaagggccacatctaactccctcttaaatatagccaatgaactggcctcaactaccttctgtggcagagaattccacagattcaccactctctgtgtgaagaaaaacgttctcatctcggtcctaaaagacttcccccttatccttaaactgtgtgaccccttgttctggacttccccaacatcgggaacaatcttcccgcatccagccccttaagaattttgtacgtttctataagatccccccctcaatcttctaaattccagcgagtacaagccgagtctatccagtctttcttcatatgaaagtcctgccatcccagggatcaatctggtgaacatagtggcatttaagaagcttttaggtgGGCAGATGGATGTACAGGGGGATTGtgttatggatcatgtacaggcagagattAGTATAATGGCATGGAGTTCAGCACACTGATATTGCGGGCCACAAATCTGTTCATATACCGTccaatgcccttcggcccacctcatccatgctaTTCTCAGTTGCCTGCATGAGGCCCTGTGCCTAGCCATGCAAGTGAAATTTAGACTTTGTAATTATGCATTGATCAGCCAACACATGAtgatctgatgagccaaaacattatgacctgatgagcgggactgtcgtatgttgaaaggctggagcgattgggcttgtatacactggaatttagaaggatgaggggggatcttattgaaacatataagataattaggggattggacacattagaggcagataacatgttcccaatgttgggggagtccagaacaaggggccacagtttgagaataaggggtaggccatttagaacggagatgaggaagaactttttcagtcagagggtggtgaaggtgtggaattctctgcctcagaaggcagtggaggccagttcgttggatgctttcaagagagagctggatagagctcttaaggatagcggagtgagggggtatggggagaaggcaggaacggggtactgattgagagtgatcagccatgatcgcattgaatggcggtgctggctcgaagggctgaatggcctactcctgcacctattgtctattgtctattgtctattgagccaaaacattatgacccgatgagccgaaacattatgcccacctgcctaatatgctgttggtcctccgtgtgcagccccatacgcagcagggtgcgatgcgctgtgtattgtgacacattcctcccgtgaccaccattaacattttctgtgacttgtgccacagtcgaccttctgtcggttcggaccagacaggatagccttcgttgccctcgcgcatcgatgagccttgggcgcccaacaccctgcctgtcgccggtttgtggtttgtccctcctcggaccactgtcggtcggtcggtactcaccactgctgaccgggagcaccccacaagccttgccgtttcagagatgctctgacccagtcgtctggaccataacaatttggccctcgtcaaagtcgctcgggtctttactcctgccccatttctcctgcatccaacacgtcaacttcaagaaccgactgttcacttgctgcctaatatatcccaccccttgacaggtgccattgtaacaagataatcaatgttgttcacttcgcctgtcagtggtcataatgtttgggcTGATCAGCCTCCACCAGCCcagaccagatatgcatctccatcTGTGTGAAAGACTTAGCCCTCAGATCTCCAGCTGGGCTGTCAAACCAAGGGCTGGGACTCCCTGGTTGTGTAACTGCTGGGGTCAGGTGCACTTGAGggaggggggtcggggggggggggggggtggtggggggggggatatttgAGGAACCCAAAGGACAACGTTTTCTTAACACAaaggggtggagggtgtatggaacgaccagaggaggtagttgaggcagggactatcacagcgttcaagaacatttggacaggtacacggataggataagCCGagtgggataggggccaaacgcaggcaggtgggactagcatgtcggttagcatgggcaggtggggccaAAGGGTCCACTTCCACACTATTTCTCCTTTGATTGTACgagacgaagtgctggagtaactcagcgggtcgggcagcatctgtggagaacgtggataggtgacgtttcacagagtgctggagtaactcagcgggtcaggcagcatctgtggagaacatggataggtggcgtttcacagagtgctggagttactcagcgggtcaggcagcatctgtggagaacatggatcgggtcgagacccttgtaaaTACATtgtagagggggggagaaggtggaTTAGAGAAGAAAGCTGAAAGGGTGAAGAGGGACAAATCGTGGCGGGCAATAGCTGGGTGACTCtatggagtgagggggaaggatttGCAGGCTTGCAGAGGGAGAAATGACTACTTCTTGCGCGGAGCTAGCAGTGCGCGGAGGGGCCGAACGGCGCTGAAGCTCAGGCCAGCGAGTTTCCACCCGGGAACAGACTCACCCCAGCTGCTGCCCGTCCGGCCCAGGAACTCGTGCGTCCTGGAGTTCCACACAAACTCCTTCCACTCGTCAACCACCTGTCCGCACGACTTCTTGTCGCCCGAAGCCATCTTCACCACGACTGGAATGGGAACAAGCGGCGGGGATACACGTTAGAGAAAGACGCACTgagtccctctctcactctcctcgcactctctctctctctctctccctctccctccctctcctctccctctccctctctctctctctctctctctctctctctctctctctctctctctctctctctctctctctcactctccttctgtctctctctctctctctctctctctctctctctctctctctctctctctctctctctctcactctccttctgtctctctctctctctctctctctctctctctctctctctctctctctccttttctctctctctctctctctctctctctctctctctctctctctctctctctctctctctc
It encodes:
- the LOC144609241 gene encoding sodium/potassium-transporting ATPase subunit beta-2-like, encoding MASGDKKSCGQVVDEWKEFVWNSRTHEFLGRTGSSWALILLFYLVFYAFLAGLFSLTMWVMLQTTNDYAPKYQDRITNPGLMIRPRADSLVVGFNVSQKASWQGYTNALNVYLDSYNDSVQVLTNDRCKPGGYFLQEDSRDVRNTPKRSCQFNRTSLGRCSGLEDRTYGYGEGKPCILVKMNRIIGFLPGAEMTPYVSCSGKTGDSGQIRELSYFPPNGTLDLMYFPYYGKKAHVNYTQPVVAVKFMNITNNIDIRVECKVYASNVKTNDERDRFAGKVVFTLHVGLVEPGSR